From one Oncorhynchus keta strain PuntledgeMale-10-30-2019 chromosome 30, Oket_V2, whole genome shotgun sequence genomic stretch:
- the LOC118363091 gene encoding hairy/enhancer-of-split related with YRPW motif protein 1-like, with amino-acid sequence MGTMTKKKIGNSSPKNTNSMRRMLKPVIEKKRRDRINQSLSELRILLLNYKLDSRLQNPKLEKAEILDLAVEYLQKRTDKRSISNDCSCQAVCGPKEVQQVIHSEASMAGAPSPPTAAFPRSALPAIYTAGFQQCVSHLAGFMGSSSPLEKKGFILLQGLKSYIDSQYPTTNTSTEQLQCASSSSLTDIHLRSDGKEMAHWADMVPVREGCRHSKQGAGICLRKSTLSTNHLSFCQPNGHSYPLTPDYLSSLSPCLSCSSSVFTTPPPYSSFPCHLSFPPSLSPISSNPSSCSGSPSLHNVPSPPLVFSPTFPLSSPPGLPLPSPPLVPFPSHTSLWSPVPVRRQE; translated from the exons ATGGGCACAATGACGAAGAAGAAAATTGGAAATTCAAGCCCGAAAAATACCAACAGTATGAGAAGG ATGTTAAAGCCAGTTATAGAGAAAAAAAGACGAGACCGAATAAATCAGAGTCTTAGCGAGCTAAGGATTTTGTTACTGAACTACAAATTAGATTCG CGTTTACAGAACCCCAAACTGGAGAAAGCAGAGATTCTAGACCTGGCTGTGGAATATCTTCAAAAAAGGACAGACAAACGAAGTATAAGCAATG ATTGTTCCTGCCAGGCTGTGTGTGGGCCGAAGGAGGTGCAGCAAGTTATTCACAGTGAGGCCTCCATGGCAGGCGCCCCCAGTCCCCCAACAGCAGCATTCCCCAGGTCTGCTCTCCCTGCCATCTACACGGCAGGCTTCCAGCAGTGTGTCTCTCACCTGGCTGGCTTCATGGGCAGCAGCAGCCCCTTGGAGAAAAAGGGCTTCATCCTCCTCCAAGGGCTGAAGAGCTACATAGACAGTCAGTACCCAACCACAAACACCAGTACAGAGCAGCTGCAGTGCGCATCCTCCTCGTCATTAACAGACATCCATCTGAGGTCAGATGGTAAGGAGATGGCTCATTGGGCGGACATGGTGCCTGTGAGAGAGGGATGCCGTCACTCTAAACAGGGGGCAGGTATCTGTCTCCGCAAATCCACTTTGTCGACCAACCACCTTTCTTTCTGCCAACCTAATGGCCACTCGTACCCCTTGACACCTGACTATCTCTCCTCACTGTCTCCTTGCCTTTCTTGTTCTTCTTCGGTTttcaccacccctcctccataCTCCTCGTTTCCCTGTCACCTTAGTTTCCCTCCCAGCCTGTCACCTATTTCCTCCAACCCCTCATCCTGCTCCGGATCCCCGTCGCTACATAACGTCCCTTCTCCTCCACTTGTTTTTTCACCCACCTTCCCTCTCTCAAGTCCTCCCGGCCTCCCTCTCCCGAGCCCCCCTCTCGTCCCCTTTCCCTCCCATACGTCTCTGTGGTCCCCTGTGCCTGTACGAAGGCAAGAATGA